In one window of Prevotella fusca JCM 17724 DNA:
- a CDS encoding outer membrane beta-barrel family protein: MRKYIISMLCVLSLQLHAQRITRQYNNVSMAQALKELNSLQNRYTINFIYDELEDFRVTTSIKNQRVTDAIQQLIGFYPIRMTHRGNTIMVECTHKTKRHLTGKVVDETGQPVPYANVLLLSVVDSSAVAGGVSNESGVFVVPYEPAKVIARISYVGYKTVYRTFPTENAGTIQLAPDALQLKGVTVKTVRPQYKMTRGGMTIDIEHSLLAKMGSAMDVLAQLPRVTTSGNSVQVFAKGTPLIYINNRKISDMKELTELKSDNIKSVDVITSPGSQYDAQVQSVIRIKTIRRQDEGFSFRNDANVEYNGWWTGSESTKLTYRTKRLELFNSLYWMNYLQQENNDLHSQIHANGDDVDIRQHINYKGRHNALSERIGTSYLFNDSNSIGASYRFYTNYRMDGTMDGVQNIYKNGMSEGTITQKGNVEIRTPARHQADVYYVGRLGKLGIDFNASYVAMRFKENHAQTEHSDQLSSREVHSSGNQRSHLWAGKLVFEYPLWRGNLNWGTEFSYTNSWGNFTNKEQIVASSETDIKERNQAVFADYSLPLGKFSLSAGLRYEHVVSDYYSFGTKQDDASRRYSNFFPSASLAWNNGKWSLQLNYSNKINRPSYRSLRNFVQYNNRYGYEGGNPELRPEQIHNIEVNGVYSWLNISAGYKYYKDAIIWTRGLYQNKAIAFTAAYNYDHSELYYASVVASPKFKWYQPTAEVSYLQQNFHAPDDDGSLVKNKPAVTFSLLNQFAFSKTFMGRLHFRTRTRLYDGFQKVNGFASLNLALRKSFCNERLIFSISANDIFDSMRERWALNGYGTTMDKDCNTYYRSVSLTVTYNFNAKRSKYKGTGAGNAEKSRL, translated from the coding sequence ATGAGAAAGTATATTATATCCATGCTTTGCGTTCTGAGCTTACAACTGCATGCCCAGCGCATCACCCGACAGTACAACAATGTCTCCATGGCACAGGCGTTGAAAGAACTCAACAGCCTGCAAAACCGTTACACAATCAACTTTATTTATGACGAACTGGAGGACTTCCGTGTTACAACCAGCATCAAGAACCAGCGTGTTACCGATGCCATCCAGCAGCTGATAGGCTTCTATCCCATACGGATGACACACCGTGGGAATACAATCATGGTGGAATGCACGCACAAGACAAAGCGACATCTGACGGGAAAGGTCGTTGATGAAACCGGGCAACCCGTACCTTACGCCAATGTACTGCTGTTATCAGTAGTCGACTCCAGTGCCGTTGCTGGTGGAGTGAGCAATGAAAGCGGTGTGTTCGTAGTGCCTTACGAGCCGGCAAAGGTCATTGCACGCATCAGCTACGTGGGCTACAAGACCGTTTACCGAACCTTCCCAACCGAGAATGCAGGCACTATCCAGCTTGCACCCGATGCCTTACAGCTGAAAGGAGTGACCGTCAAGACCGTCCGACCACAATACAAGATGACACGGGGAGGCATGACAATTGACATTGAACACTCACTGTTGGCAAAGATGGGCAGTGCCATGGACGTACTGGCACAGCTTCCCCGTGTGACGACAAGCGGCAACAGTGTGCAGGTCTTTGCCAAGGGAACACCGCTTATCTATATCAACAACCGCAAGATAAGTGACATGAAGGAACTGACGGAACTCAAGTCTGACAACATCAAGAGTGTGGATGTCATCACAAGTCCCGGCTCACAGTATGATGCACAGGTACAGTCCGTCATCCGCATCAAAACCATTCGCAGGCAGGATGAAGGCTTCAGCTTTCGTAATGATGCCAATGTGGAATACAATGGATGGTGGACTGGCTCGGAATCGACCAAGCTGACTTATCGGACAAAGCGTCTGGAGCTGTTCAACAGCCTCTACTGGATGAACTATCTACAGCAGGAGAACAACGACCTTCACTCTCAGATACACGCAAACGGAGATGATGTTGATATTCGACAGCACATCAATTATAAGGGCAGGCACAATGCCCTTTCCGAACGCATTGGTACTTCTTACCTGTTCAATGACAGCAACTCAATCGGTGCCTCTTACCGTTTCTACACCAATTACCGCATGGACGGAACAATGGATGGTGTTCAGAATATCTACAAAAACGGCATGTCAGAAGGAACGATAACACAGAAAGGGAATGTTGAGATACGTACTCCTGCCCGTCATCAGGCTGATGTGTATTATGTTGGCAGACTCGGAAAACTCGGAATAGACTTCAACGCATCCTATGTAGCCATGAGGTTTAAGGAAAACCATGCCCAGACAGAGCACTCCGACCAGCTTTCCAGCCGTGAAGTACACTCTTCTGGCAACCAGCGCAGTCATCTCTGGGCAGGAAAACTTGTCTTTGAATATCCGCTATGGCGTGGTAATCTGAACTGGGGAACGGAGTTCAGCTATACCAACTCCTGGGGAAACTTCACCAATAAAGAGCAGATTGTAGCATCCTCGGAGACTGACATCAAGGAAAGGAACCAGGCTGTTTTTGCAGATTACAGCCTTCCTTTAGGCAAGTTCTCGCTTAGTGCAGGACTAAGATACGAGCATGTAGTGTCAGACTATTACTCCTTCGGGACTAAACAGGACGATGCCAGCCGGCGTTACAGTAACTTCTTCCCTTCTGCGTCACTGGCATGGAACAACGGGAAGTGGTCGCTCCAGCTTAATTACAGCAACAAAATCAACCGTCCGAGCTACCGTTCCCTGCGCAATTTCGTACAATACAACAACCGCTACGGCTATGAAGGGGGCAACCCGGAACTGCGCCCGGAACAGATACACAACATAGAAGTAAACGGCGTGTATAGCTGGCTGAACATTTCTGCCGGCTATAAATACTACAAGGATGCGATAATCTGGACACGTGGATTATACCAGAACAAGGCTATTGCCTTTACCGCAGCCTACAACTATGACCATTCAGAGCTGTACTATGCCTCTGTCGTCGCCTCTCCTAAGTTCAAATGGTATCAGCCTACGGCAGAAGTAAGCTACCTGCAACAGAACTTCCATGCACCGGATGATGATGGCTCGCTGGTGAAGAACAAACCTGCAGTAACGTTCTCTTTGCTCAACCAGTTTGCCTTCTCCAAGACCTTCATGGGCAGGTTGCACTTCCGGACGCGCACAAGACTTTACGACGGCTTCCAGAAAGTAAACGGCTTTGCAAGCCTGAACCTGGCTTTACGCAAGTCATTCTGCAACGAACGCCTCATATTTTCCATTTCTGCAAACGACATCTTTGACTCCATGCGGGAGCGATGGGCTCTTAACGGTTATGGTACCACGATGGACAAGGACT
- a CDS encoding TonB-dependent receptor domain-containing protein — MKRLLTTLVLLTIMCGASAQRITRQYNNVSMAQALKELNSLQNRYTINFIYDELEDFRVTTSIKNQRVTDAIQQLIGFYPIRMTHRGNTIMVECTHKTKRHLTGKVVDETGQPVPYANVLLLSVVDSSAVAGGVSNESGVFVVPYEPAKVIARISYVGYKTVYRTFSTENAGTIQLAPDALQLKGVTVKTVRPQYKMTRGGMTIDIEHSLLAKMGTANDVLAQLPRVNVDANGGVTIFAKGSPEIYIDNRLIRDKQELTTLKSTEIKNIEILTNPGAQYNASVQSVIRIHTKGIKADGLSVMTAVNAKNNSKWGGFEEVNVKYRKGGLEVFTDVTSSTRYEGERNTVSSKLLLPDHTIYQEQLANTDFRASFFLPKAGFSYDITPKHSIGASYSLVKSIVGKGECVNNYQKVWKDNVLTGIIQQNLNIDIFNGPDHTANLYYIGKVGKMDIVFNGTGIWKKDGRRDNWTENSDDLPSRKVNTENERHIRMLASKLILSYPIGKGKAEIGTETTNTHSHSIYNNPEKYVDASDNTVVEKNIAPFIDYSLPLGNWTVEAGLRYEYTSALYRSFGIKEDEPSRTYHDWFPNLSVSWNKDKWSLQMNYAKHISRPSYRDLRSNVQYVNRFTYEAGNPYLRPTINHSIGFSIVHSWLSLDIDYSYNKDAIAYTSRLYDGKEIALIQNQNFHHTQSLSTSFVASPKFGWYQPTLEIDFLKPFFNTRKYGSTEDLQDPFVSIKMNTKLILSTNSFITLDMKYNSEVCTDFVKTKASGTVDVGYTLSFLHKALLLNVYAIDLFKTKRDAWTQYGQNVINTKDCYNCIRRIGITLTYNFNAKRSKYKGTGAGNAEKSRL, encoded by the coding sequence ATGAAAAGGTTATTAACAACGCTCGTGCTCCTCACCATTATGTGTGGAGCATCAGCCCAGCGCATCACCCGACAGTACAACAATGTCTCCATGGCACAGGCGTTGAAAGAACTCAACAGCCTGCAAAACCGTTACACAATCAACTTCATTTATGACGAACTGGAGGACTTCCGTGTTACAACCAGCATCAAGAACCAGCGTGTTACCGATGCCATCCAGCAGCTGATAGGCTTCTATCCCATACGGATGACACACCGTGGGAATACAATCATGGTGGAATGCACGCACAAGACAAAGCGACATCTGACGGGAAAGGTCGTTGATGAAACCGGGCAACCCGTACCTTACGCCAATGTACTGCTGCTGTCAGTAGTCGACTCCAGTGCCGTTGCTGGTGGAGTGAGCAATGAAAGCGGTGTGTTCGTAGTGCCTTACGAGCCGGCAAAGGTCATTGCACGCATCAGCTACGTGGGCTACAAGACCGTTTACCGAACCTTCTCAACCGAGAATGCAGGCACTATCCAGCTTGCACCCGATGCCTTACAGCTGAAAGGAGTGACCGTCAAGACCGTCCGACCACAATACAAGATGACACGGGGAGGCATGACAATCGACATTGAACACTCACTGTTGGCAAAGATGGGTACCGCAAATGACGTTTTAGCACAGTTGCCTCGTGTAAATGTTGATGCTAATGGAGGTGTTACTATTTTTGCCAAAGGTTCACCGGAAATCTACATTGACAACCGACTAATACGTGACAAGCAGGAACTCACAACCTTAAAATCCACTGAAATAAAAAACATTGAGATTCTAACAAACCCAGGCGCACAGTACAATGCGTCTGTTCAATCAGTTATCCGCATCCATACAAAAGGGATAAAAGCTGACGGACTGAGCGTAATGACAGCAGTAAATGCCAAGAACAACAGCAAGTGGGGCGGTTTTGAGGAAGTTAATGTGAAATACAGAAAAGGCGGACTTGAAGTTTTTACAGATGTCACAAGCTCTACACGATATGAGGGTGAACGCAATACTGTCAGCAGCAAACTGCTTCTCCCAGACCATACCATTTACCAAGAACAGCTTGCCAATACTGATTTCCGAGCCTCGTTCTTCCTCCCCAAAGCCGGTTTCAGTTATGATATTACACCAAAACATTCTATTGGTGCTTCCTATTCGCTGGTCAAGTCTATAGTAGGAAAAGGAGAATGTGTGAACAACTACCAGAAGGTATGGAAAGATAATGTTTTGACAGGAATTATCCAGCAGAATCTTAATATAGACATCTTCAACGGTCCTGACCATACCGCCAACCTTTACTATATAGGAAAAGTAGGGAAAATGGACATTGTCTTCAATGGTACAGGTATATGGAAGAAAGACGGACGCAGGGATAACTGGACAGAAAACAGCGACGATCTGCCCTCCCGCAAAGTGAATACAGAGAATGAACGACATATAAGAATGTTGGCATCCAAGCTCATTCTCAGCTATCCCATTGGTAAAGGAAAAGCAGAAATTGGGACCGAAACGACAAATACCCACTCCCATTCCATCTATAATAACCCGGAGAAATATGTCGACGCATCGGACAACACTGTTGTAGAAAAAAACATTGCACCTTTTATTGACTATTCACTGCCATTGGGAAATTGGACAGTTGAGGCAGGATTACGCTATGAGTACACATCGGCACTCTACCGCTCTTTCGGCATAAAGGAGGATGAACCAAGCCGCACTTATCATGACTGGTTCCCCAACCTTTCTGTTTCCTGGAATAAAGACAAGTGGTCTCTACAGATGAACTATGCTAAACACATCAGCCGCCCTTCCTATAGAGACCTAAGAAGCAACGTTCAATATGTCAATCGGTTCACCTATGAAGCCGGCAACCCCTATCTGCGACCAACCATAAATCACAGTATCGGATTCAGCATAGTACACAGCTGGCTAAGTCTGGACATAGATTATTCTTACAATAAGGATGCCATTGCCTACACGTCAAGGCTCTATGACGGAAAGGAAATAGCACTTATACAAAACCAGAACTTTCACCATACACAGAGCCTCTCAACCTCCTTTGTAGCTTCACCTAAGTTCGGATGGTATCAACCTACATTGGAGATTGACTTCCTTAAGCCATTCTTCAATACACGAAAGTATGGAAGTACAGAAGACCTACAAGACCCATTTGTCAGCATAAAGATGAATACCAAACTTATCCTTTCGACCAACAGCTTTATAACTTTGGACATGAAATATAATTCCGAGGTCTGTACAGACTTCGTAAAAACCAAGGCATCTGGTACCGTTGATGTGGGATACACTCTCTCCTTCCTGCACAAGGCGCTGCTTCTTAATGTATATGCCATAGATCTCTTCAAGACAAAACGGGACGCATGGACGCAGTATGGACAGAATGTTATCAATACCAAGGACTGCTATAACTGCATACGCCGCATAGGAATCACTCTCACCTATAACTTCAATGCAAAACGAAGCAAGTACAAGGGAACAGGTGCAGGTAATGCAGAGAAGAGCCGACTGTAG
- a CDS encoding DUF4974 domain-containing protein, which yields MNKSQSEEKRIQFLDMQEHPEKYTDEQIETLLADEEIRIFVQDLAMTKRAMIRNEAGEVNVEEEWEHFSAQHSVPQQRSRMKIAASIAGIVFASGLAFAATVQLGILPFFGNKQPINPQPQIQRTTVADSLKQIREQRKAVIDSLTRTLLPQKDSIPMQPVVFENVSLKTIVDTMAQYYHAEVKVLNPGATHMRLFFKWDKQASLQQNIELLNAFDRVNLTYSDNTLTIE from the coding sequence ATGAACAAGAGCCAGTCAGAAGAGAAAAGGATACAGTTCCTTGACATGCAGGAACATCCCGAAAAATATACCGATGAGCAGATTGAAACACTGCTTGCCGACGAGGAGATTCGTATCTTTGTGCAGGATTTAGCCATGACCAAGCGTGCCATGATACGTAATGAAGCTGGAGAAGTGAACGTAGAGGAAGAGTGGGAACACTTCTCTGCCCAGCACTCTGTACCACAACAGCGCAGCAGAATGAAGATAGCAGCTTCTATCGCAGGCATTGTCTTTGCATCAGGACTTGCCTTTGCAGCAACCGTACAGTTGGGTATTCTGCCTTTCTTCGGTAACAAACAGCCAATCAATCCACAGCCACAGATACAGCGGACAACCGTAGCCGACTCATTAAAACAGATACGGGAACAACGTAAAGCTGTCATTGACAGCCTTACACGCACGCTTCTTCCACAGAAAGACAGCATCCCCATGCAGCCGGTTGTCTTTGAGAATGTTTCACTGAAGACCATCGTCGATACTATGGCTCAGTACTATCATGCAGAGGTGAAAGTACTGAACCCGGGCGCAACCCATATGCGGCTTTTCTTCAAATGGGACAAACAGGCATCTCTCCAGCAGAACATTGAACTGCTGAATGCCTTTGACCGTGTGAACCTTACCTATTCCGACAACACCCTGACAATAGAATAA
- a CDS encoding sigma-70 family RNA polymerase sigma factor codes for MKHEKTDIERLFKHYYQPMFRVAKSILYDRDECRDVVSEVFAHVLSEQIILLPETEEGYLVRAVRNRCLNIIAHKDIRERTAKLLLADAETVLSEQDNELLDQLMSIIELLEPPIRRQILRLRHLQGLPFQRIADELDVSRVTVYHHLSAAIDTVKEQLKQARQ; via the coding sequence ATGAAGCATGAAAAGACCGACATAGAAAGGCTGTTCAAGCATTATTATCAACCGATGTTTCGGGTAGCAAAGAGTATTCTCTACGACCGTGACGAGTGCAGGGACGTGGTAAGTGAGGTATTTGCCCACGTACTAAGTGAGCAGATTATACTGCTGCCAGAGACGGAAGAAGGCTACCTTGTGAGGGCTGTCCGCAACCGTTGTCTGAACATCATTGCGCATAAAGACATACGCGAACGGACGGCGAAGCTGCTTCTGGCAGACGCAGAGACTGTCCTTTCCGAACAGGACAACGAACTGCTCGACCAGTTGATGAGCATCATCGAACTTCTTGAACCGCCCATCCGTCGCCAAATTCTTCGTCTTCGACATCTGCAAGGACTACCTTTCCAGCGCATTGCAGACGAACTGGACGTGAGTCGGGTGACAGTCTATCATCATCTTTCAGCAGCTATCGACACCGTCAAAGAACAACTAAAACAAGCACGACAATGA
- a CDS encoding DUF4827 domain-containing protein, giving the protein MKKITFLLVMLASVLAFSSCSHSETYADQLERENNAIHAFIVKKGINVISEEQFTKQGNTTDTTKNQYVLFSNTGVYMQIVEKGTGETIKKGETATVLCRFTERNLLRDTLQLSNQFLIFGAKVDKMSVTNTSGTYTASFDPSSSVMYDAYKSTSVPAGWLVPMPYVGIGRLTSAASKLSHVRLIIPSQQGHINATRAVYPSFFDLTFQRGL; this is encoded by the coding sequence ATGAAGAAGATAACTTTTCTCCTTGTTATGTTGGCATCTGTGCTGGCATTCAGTTCATGTAGTCATTCTGAGACCTATGCTGATCAGTTGGAACGGGAAAATAATGCAATCCATGCTTTCATAGTCAAAAAGGGTATCAACGTAATCAGTGAGGAGCAGTTTACTAAACAGGGAAATACAACTGACACAACAAAGAACCAGTATGTTCTCTTCTCCAATACAGGTGTGTATATGCAGATTGTGGAGAAAGGTACGGGTGAAACCATTAAAAAAGGAGAGACGGCAACAGTCCTCTGTCGTTTTACAGAGCGGAACCTTCTCAGGGACACGCTGCAGCTGTCTAATCAGTTCCTCATCTTCGGTGCTAAGGTTGACAAGATGTCAGTAACAAACACAAGTGGAACCTATACGGCTTCATTTGACCCGTCTTCCAGCGTGATGTATGATGCCTATAAGAGTACGTCAGTGCCAGCAGGATGGCTGGTGCCAATGCCCTATGTCGGTATTGGCAGGTTGACTTCAGCTGCCTCTAAGCTGTCGCACGTGAGACTTATTATCCCTTCACAGCAGGGACATATCAATGCCACACGGGCGGTTTATCCGAGCTTTTTTGATTTGACCTTCCAGAGAGGACTCTGA
- the glmM gene encoding phosphoglucosamine mutase, with amino-acid sequence MTLIKSISGIRGTIGGRAGDTLNPLDIVKFVSAYATFIARKHPGKKLKIVVGRDARISGPMVKNVVCGTLMGIGADVVNIGLATTPTTELAVRMSGADGGIIITASHNPRHWNALKLLNEEGEFLTAADGAEVLDIADREDFEYADVDGMGSYVDDDSFDERHIEEVMNLELLDLEAVKNRKFRVVVDAINSVGGVILPKLLDRLGVEYKFLNGDATGDFSHNPEPIAQNLTGIMDEVSKGGYDLGIVVDPDVDRLAFIQEDGQMYGEEYTLVTVADYILEHVKGNTVSNLSSTRALRDVTEKHGGKYYASAVGEVNVTTKMKEVGAVIGGEGNGGVIYPDSHYGRDALVGIALFLSSLAQKGMKASELRKTFPEYFIAKNRIDLTADTDVDAILVRVKELYGQEKDVQVTDIDGVKLDFPDAWVHLRKSNTEPIIRVYSEANTMEAADALGKKLMQVVYDMQ; translated from the coding sequence ATGACGCTTATCAAATCTATTTCCGGCATCCGTGGTACTATCGGAGGTCGTGCGGGAGACACACTGAACCCGCTGGACATTGTTAAATTCGTTTCAGCATACGCCACTTTCATTGCGCGTAAGCATCCCGGAAAGAAGCTGAAGATTGTTGTTGGTCGTGATGCACGTATCTCTGGTCCTATGGTCAAGAACGTTGTATGCGGTACGCTGATGGGAATTGGTGCTGATGTTGTGAACATCGGACTGGCAACAACTCCTACAACTGAGCTGGCTGTACGTATGAGCGGTGCGGATGGTGGTATCATCATCACAGCTTCTCACAATCCACGTCACTGGAATGCCCTGAAACTTCTGAACGAGGAGGGTGAGTTCCTTACAGCAGCTGATGGTGCTGAGGTGTTGGATATTGCTGACCGTGAGGATTTTGAATATGCTGACGTGGATGGTATGGGTAGCTATGTTGACGACGATTCGTTTGACGAGCGTCATATAGAAGAGGTGATGAACCTTGAATTGCTCGATCTTGAGGCTGTCAAGAACCGTAAGTTCCGTGTCGTAGTTGATGCTATCAACTCTGTCGGTGGTGTCATTCTGCCTAAACTTCTCGACCGTTTAGGTGTTGAGTATAAGTTCCTTAACGGTGATGCTACGGGCGACTTCTCTCACAATCCAGAACCGATTGCACAGAACCTCACAGGTATTATGGACGAGGTTTCCAAGGGTGGCTATGACCTGGGTATCGTTGTTGACCCGGATGTCGACCGTCTTGCATTCATTCAGGAGGATGGTCAGATGTATGGTGAGGAGTACACACTCGTTACAGTGGCTGATTATATCCTCGAACACGTGAAAGGCAATACCGTAAGCAACCTCTCGTCAACTCGTGCATTGCGTGATGTAACCGAGAAACACGGCGGTAAGTATTATGCTTCCGCTGTCGGTGAGGTGAATGTTACCACGAAGATGAAGGAAGTGGGTGCCGTTATCGGTGGTGAAGGCAATGGTGGTGTCATCTATCCTGACAGCCATTACGGTCGCGATGCTCTCGTTGGTATTGCGCTCTTCCTCAGCTCTTTGGCACAGAAAGGGATGAAGGCAAGCGAGCTTCGCAAGACATTCCCAGAGTATTTCATTGCGAAGAACCGTATCGACCTTACAGCTGATACTGATGTTGATGCAATTCTCGTACGTGTGAAAGAACTTTACGGACAGGAGAAGGATGTACAGGTAACTGATATCGACGGTGTCAAGCTCGATTTCCCTGATGCCTGGGTCCACCTCCGCAAGTCAAACACAGAACCTATCATCCGTGTCTACAGCGAGGCTAACACGATGGAGGCAGCCGATGCGTTGGGTAAGAAACTGATGCAGGTAGTTTACGATATGCAGTAA
- a CDS encoding ATP-binding protein, producing the protein MKYPIGIQSYESLREENYVYVDKTEMIFELAKRGKYYFLSRPRRFGKSLLVSTIEAYFSGRKELFKGLAIDELETKWECHPVLHLDLNTERYNTVESLTDKLEANLNDWEQLYGKNPVAKSFATRFEYVIRYAYEKTGHSVVILVDEYDKPMLQAIGNEELQNEYRGILKGFYGALKSQDRYIRFALLTGVTKFGKVSVFSDLNNLQDLSMDERYQALCGMTEDEVVRYFGEPIRALAVKNKQSEEETLARLKKRYDGYHFVENGIGIYNPFSLLNTFERLQFGSYWFETGTPTYLVELLKRDDYVLPHLTEEVSTADVLNSIDVVSNNPIPVIYQSGYLTIKEYDAEFGEYTLGFPNEEVEEGFMRYLLPYYTGLHDVATPFSMSQFIGDLRSGRPEQFMQRMAALFADTDYKIVGNSELYFQNAFYLVAKMMGFYTKVERTTSNGRMDLTIETKDYVYIVEFKLDGSADAALQQIDEKGYDKPFSMDKRRLYKIGVNFSLEKRCIDAWKIAPAV; encoded by the coding sequence ATGAAATATCCTATCGGTATACAGAGTTATGAAAGTTTAAGAGAAGAAAACTATGTGTATGTTGACAAGACTGAAATGATATTTGAACTGGCTAAAAGGGGAAAGTATTATTTCCTTAGCCGTCCTCGTCGTTTTGGCAAGAGTCTGCTCGTTTCCACGATCGAAGCCTATTTCTCGGGACGTAAGGAATTGTTCAAGGGCTTGGCAATAGATGAACTGGAAACAAAGTGGGAATGTCATCCAGTATTGCATCTTGACCTTAATACGGAGCGTTATAACACTGTTGAGTCCTTGACTGATAAGCTGGAAGCTAATCTTAATGACTGGGAACAGTTGTATGGAAAGAACCCTGTTGCAAAGTCTTTTGCTACCCGTTTCGAGTATGTCATCCGATATGCTTACGAAAAGACAGGGCACTCTGTGGTGATTCTTGTGGATGAGTATGATAAGCCGATGTTGCAGGCTATCGGCAATGAAGAGCTGCAAAACGAATACCGTGGGATACTTAAAGGATTTTATGGTGCACTGAAGTCGCAGGATCGTTATATACGTTTCGCACTGCTTACGGGTGTTACGAAGTTCGGGAAAGTGAGTGTGTTCAGCGATTTGAACAACCTGCAGGACCTCTCAATGGATGAGAGATACCAGGCTCTTTGTGGTATGACAGAGGACGAAGTTGTGCGCTATTTCGGTGAACCCATCCGTGCGTTGGCTGTCAAGAACAAGCAGAGTGAAGAAGAAACGCTTGCCAGATTGAAGAAGCGTTACGATGGCTATCATTTTGTAGAGAATGGTATCGGTATCTATAATCCATTCAGCCTGTTGAATACCTTTGAGCGGTTGCAGTTTGGCAGCTACTGGTTTGAGACGGGTACACCAACCTATCTTGTGGAACTGTTGAAGCGTGATGACTATGTTCTGCCACATCTGACCGAAGAGGTATCTACGGCTGATGTTCTGAACAGTATTGACGTGGTTTCCAATAATCCGATTCCTGTGATTTATCAGAGCGGTTATCTTACCATCAAGGAATATGATGCTGAGTTCGGTGAATATACTTTGGGCTTCCCCAATGAGGAAGTGGAAGAGGGGTTCATGCGCTATCTTCTCCCTTATTATACTGGTTTGCACGATGTGGCAACTCCTTTCTCGATGAGTCAGTTCATTGGCGACCTCCGTTCAGGTCGTCCTGAACAGTTTATGCAACGGATGGCGGCACTCTTCGCAGATACGGACTATAAGATTGTAGGTAATTCTGAACTCTATTTCCAGAATGCTTTTTATCTTGTGGCAAAGATGATGGGCTTTTATACAAAGGTGGAACGAACGACCAGTAACGGGCGGATGGACCTGACGATAGAGACCAAGGATTATGTCTATATCGTAGAGTTCAAACTGGATGGTTCGGCTGATGCAGCTTTGCAGCAGATCGATGAAAAGGGTTATGACAAACCATTCTCAATGGATAAACGCCGCCTCTATAAGATTGGTGTGAACTTCTCTTTGGAGAAACGTTGCATTGATGCGTGGAAGATAGCACCTGCAGTGTAA